From Wolbachia endosymbiont (group A) of Longitarsus flavicornis, the proteins below share one genomic window:
- a CDS encoding heme exporter protein CcmB: MIGSVKKLVIDNKNLTYVVCIFIIMLSLSSFTLENNNKQEVMLTLTWICATFVLQISTNNLFTSDYHDGILEQIFVQPLSSRLIVAYKIFAHWLLFGLPISVISSIFSLAVLGNSVEHSIAVGVSLLFNTLIIINISATGNALMIGRNNLASGVSQILVLPMIMPTFVYFKMLAQFENLSLNIYTLLITILIFVILIVNSTITTHMALKFAVEQD, from the coding sequence ATGATTGGCTCAGTAAAAAAATTAGTAATAGATAATAAGAACCTTACCTATGTAGTATGTATTTTTATCATAATGTTAAGTTTATCTTCATTTACACTTGAAAACAACAATAAACAAGAAGTTATGTTAACATTAACATGGATATGTGCTACATTTGTTTTGCAGATCTCTACAAATAATTTGTTTACATCTGATTATCATGATGGAATATTAGAGCAAATCTTTGTACAGCCACTCTCTTCTAGGCTTATAGTTGCTTATAAAATTTTCGCTCACTGGTTATTATTTGGGTTACCGATTTCAGTAATTTCTTCCATATTCAGCCTTGCAGTTCTAGGCAATAGTGTTGAACACTCAATAGCAGTTGGAGTGTCTTTATTATTTAATACGCTGATAATCATTAATATTTCAGCTACTGGAAATGCATTGATGATTGGTCGAAACAACTTAGCATCAGGAGTATCGCAAATTCTTGTTTTGCCAATGATAATGCCAACCTTTGTGTATTTTAAAATGCTAGCTCAATTTGAAAATTTATCCTTGAATATTTATACACTACTAATCACCATCTTAATTTTTGTCATTTTGATTGTTAACAGTACCATAACTACTCACATGGCATTAAAATTTGCTGTGGAGCAGGATTGA
- a CDS encoding DUF2610 domain-containing protein, producing MAESIKKFTVQCDFKGQSSPFAIYIGNPKSDAHPIHHQDSWLVKERGGNIPNKVKESLQKLYKLSQENGVSFSELCAYAITVVSNNDKKSDDKE from the coding sequence ATGGCTGAATCTATAAAAAAATTTACTGTACAATGTGACTTCAAAGGGCAAAGTTCACCTTTTGCAATATACATAGGAAATCCAAAAAGTGATGCTCATCCAATTCATCATCAAGATTCCTGGCTTGTAAAAGAACGTGGAGGAAATATCCCTAATAAAGTAAAAGAAAGTCTGCAAAAATTATATAAATTATCTCAAGAAAATGGAGTCTCTTTCTCAGAGCTATGCGCATATGCCATTACTGTGGTTAGTAATAATGATAAAAAAAGTGACGACAAGGAGTAA
- a CDS encoding class I SAM-dependent methyltransferase → MLTYVHELIDKSQGSISISDFMNAVLYHEKYGYYTSKLPLGKDGDFTTAPEISQLFGEVIAVWIMHTWEKLGKPSKFSLVELGPGKGTLIHDIIRVTKKYSSFFNSMLIHLVEISPTLRKIQKEKLKSLDVNWHKNIDNLPEQPTIFLANEFFDALPIDQFVYHDEGWYENMVTKQDDGSLLVSCQCVQSDVMQVADYLDPENLVANEHTKQLYNKNWIPVSSIGMTEGFNGAVMEICSVGVEILKKLEKKIYNNKGAALIIDYGYVYPAYKSTLQSIKQHKYANFLENVGNSDITALVNFQALRDSLKHVDCEILTQREFLYLFGIKERTQALMKSASDEQKNRIFSEFLRLTENMGTLFKAMLLIA, encoded by the coding sequence ATGCTCACTTATGTACACGAATTAATTGACAAAAGTCAAGGATCAATATCCATCAGTGATTTCATGAATGCCGTTTTGTACCATGAAAAATACGGCTATTATACAAGTAAATTACCGCTTGGTAAGGATGGTGATTTTACTACCGCACCTGAGATCAGCCAATTATTTGGTGAAGTAATTGCAGTTTGGATAATGCATACATGGGAAAAATTAGGAAAGCCATCAAAATTTTCTCTAGTTGAACTTGGGCCAGGCAAAGGAACACTCATTCACGATATAATAAGAGTCACTAAAAAATACAGCAGCTTTTTTAATTCAATGTTGATCCACTTAGTTGAAATAAGCCCTACTTTACGGAAGATACAAAAGGAAAAATTAAAAAGCTTAGATGTTAATTGGCACAAAAATATTGACAACCTACCAGAACAACCAACCATTTTTTTAGCAAATGAGTTCTTTGACGCTCTTCCGATAGATCAGTTTGTATATCATGATGAGGGGTGGTATGAAAATATGGTGACAAAACAAGATGATGGCAGTCTCTTGGTGTCATGCCAGTGTGTACAGAGTGATGTCATGCAAGTAGCTGACTACTTGGATCCAGAAAACTTAGTTGCAAATGAGCATACCAAGCAATTGTATAATAAAAACTGGATTCCAGTGTCAAGCATTGGAATGACAGAAGGTTTTAATGGTGCAGTGATGGAAATATGTTCAGTTGGGGTTGAAATATTAAAAAAACTTGAGAAGAAGATATATAATAATAAAGGAGCTGCTTTGATTATAGATTACGGTTATGTATACCCCGCATATAAGAGCACTTTGCAATCGATAAAACAACATAAGTATGCTAATTTTCTTGAGAATGTTGGTAATAGTGATATTACCGCACTTGTGAACTTTCAAGCGTTAAGAGATTCATTAAAGCATGTAGATTGTGAGATTTTAACTCAAAGGGAATTTTTATATCTTTTTGGCATAAAAGAAAGAACCCAGGCTTTAATGAAAAGCGCAAGTGATGAACAAAAGAATAGGATCTTTAGTGAATTCCTAAGGTTGACTGAAAATATGGGCACTCTTTTTAAAGCAATGCTATTGATAGCATAG
- a CDS encoding polyprenyl synthetase family protein: MLITNSDKLDDIVSSDLSAMNDFVFKNVNDEDAKLATDIISHLVRSGGKKIRPKLVFIICKMLNYSGENRINVAASVEFIHNATLLHDDVLDESEARHGVKTANKIWGNKSSILVGDLLLTLAFRWLIECGNLNILSILSKASYLLVKGEIKQMTTRFDPHTIRENYFDIIGEKTASLFSACCEAASTVSGATDDETERLKNFGFNFGMAFQIVDDMLDYTASQGTSGKQIGKDFFEGKVTLPAIIAYEKGSPAEQKFWEKCFSSARHNFDQALHYINHHNAIQLSMEKARHYINMAQNDISTFSDSFYKTTLIDFLNASIERRM, from the coding sequence ATGCTAATAACAAACAGCGATAAATTAGACGATATTGTATCTTCTGATTTGTCAGCTATGAATGACTTTGTCTTCAAAAATGTCAATGATGAAGATGCTAAGCTTGCTACTGATATTATATCTCATCTTGTTAGGTCAGGTGGAAAAAAAATAAGGCCTAAACTAGTTTTTATTATATGTAAAATGCTAAACTATTCTGGGGAGAATAGGATCAATGTTGCTGCATCGGTAGAGTTTATACACAATGCTACTTTACTTCATGATGATGTGCTCGATGAAAGTGAGGCACGCCATGGAGTTAAAACAGCGAATAAGATTTGGGGGAATAAATCAAGCATTTTAGTTGGTGATCTATTGTTGACACTAGCATTTAGATGGCTTATAGAGTGTGGAAATTTAAATATTCTCTCTATTTTATCTAAAGCATCGTATTTACTTGTGAAGGGTGAAATAAAGCAGATGACAACACGTTTTGACCCCCACACAATCAGGGAAAATTATTTTGATATCATTGGAGAAAAGACAGCGTCTTTATTTTCTGCATGCTGTGAAGCTGCATCTACAGTATCTGGTGCAACAGATGACGAAACAGAGAGGCTAAAGAATTTTGGTTTTAATTTTGGTATGGCATTTCAAATAGTTGATGATATGCTCGATTATACTGCTAGTCAAGGCACTTCTGGAAAGCAAATCGGAAAAGACTTTTTCGAAGGTAAAGTCACCTTACCTGCTATTATAGCATACGAAAAGGGCAGTCCAGCAGAGCAAAAATTCTGGGAAAAATGCTTTTCTTCAGCTAGACACAATTTTGACCAAGCATTACACTATATTAATCACCATAATGCCATTCAGCTTTCTATGGAAAAAGCTAGACACTACATTAATATGGCGCAAAATGATATTAGTACTTTTTCTGATTCTTTTTATAAAACTACTTTAATTGACTTTTTAAATGCGAGCATAGAAAGACGAATGTAG
- a CDS encoding thioredoxin family protein: MVALNTPKVDFSFTAKDFNLLGVDNKYYTLSDCCGKNGLIVMFICNHCPYVQSIISNLVSDVDQLKKDYQVNTIAIMPNDVNEYPEDSFENMINFAKENKFTFPYLIDSTQKIAKEYGAVCTPDFFGFNSNLNLCYRGRFNDTKKEKVQSYEVGSSDLSQAMKFIAETGNSPIDQKSSIGCSIKWSNSTG; the protein is encoded by the coding sequence ATGGTTGCTCTGAATACTCCTAAAGTCGATTTTAGTTTTACTGCAAAAGATTTTAATCTTTTGGGAGTAGACAATAAATACTATACATTAAGTGACTGTTGTGGAAAAAATGGTCTTATTGTAATGTTTATATGCAATCACTGTCCTTACGTTCAGTCAATTATTAGCAATCTGGTAAGCGATGTTGATCAATTGAAAAAAGATTATCAGGTAAACACCATTGCAATAATGCCAAATGATGTAAATGAATATCCAGAAGATTCCTTTGAAAATATGATTAATTTTGCCAAGGAAAATAAGTTTACATTTCCATATTTAATTGATAGTACACAGAAAATAGCTAAAGAATACGGGGCTGTTTGCACTCCTGACTTTTTCGGCTTTAATTCCAATTTAAACCTTTGCTATCGTGGACGTTTTAACGACACAAAAAAAGAAAAGGTTCAAAGCTATGAAGTAGGAAGTAGTGACTTATCTCAAGCTATGAAATTTATTGCAGAAACTGGTAATTCTCCAATTGACCAAAAATCAAGTATTGGCTGCTCAATTAAATGGTCTAATTCTACAGGTTAA
- the trpS gene encoding tryptophan--tRNA ligase, which produces MDPSVKHWDDRKLYNESVVFSGIQPSGVLHLGNYLGAIKQWIDLQDKYKSLFCIVDLHAITANKLPASELKSNIFKTAAAYIACGIDPEKSIIFNQSTVSGHAELGWLLGCYTPIGWLNRMTQFKDKAGSDKQKASLGLYSYPVLMAADILLYQTKYVPVGDDQKQHLELARDIASAFNNHYKLDYFIVPEILTLDCTSRIMSLRDGTSKMSKSDPSEYSCINLDDTDDLIVKKIEKAKTDSILGFATLECRPEISNLINIYSVLSNVNVEKVCEEVNKHDMKHFKKELADLIISVISPIREKMNDLLKDQFHLHEILKKGTKKATEIATHNIKEIKEIIGFAQYL; this is translated from the coding sequence ATGGATCCCAGTGTCAAGCACTGGGATGACAGGAAACTATATAATGAGTCTGTTGTCTTTTCAGGTATCCAGCCAAGTGGCGTACTACATTTAGGTAATTATCTTGGTGCAATCAAACAGTGGATAGACTTACAGGATAAATACAAATCTCTTTTTTGTATTGTCGACCTACATGCAATCACAGCAAATAAGCTTCCCGCAAGTGAATTAAAAAGTAATATTTTCAAAACAGCAGCAGCTTATATTGCATGTGGAATAGATCCAGAAAAGTCCATTATTTTTAATCAGTCCACAGTTAGTGGTCATGCAGAACTGGGCTGGCTGCTTGGGTGCTATACACCAATTGGTTGGCTTAATCGTATGACTCAGTTTAAAGATAAAGCTGGTAGCGATAAACAAAAAGCCTCTCTTGGATTATATAGTTATCCAGTACTTATGGCTGCAGATATATTGTTGTATCAAACTAAATACGTTCCTGTTGGTGATGATCAAAAACAGCATTTGGAGCTTGCACGTGATATTGCATCAGCTTTTAACAATCATTATAAACTGGATTATTTCATCGTACCTGAAATCTTAACTTTGGATTGCACATCAAGGATAATGAGCTTAAGAGATGGCACAAGCAAGATGAGTAAATCTGACCCTTCAGAATATTCGTGCATTAACCTTGATGATACAGATGATTTAATTGTTAAAAAAATAGAAAAAGCAAAAACAGATTCAATTCTAGGCTTTGCTACTTTAGAGTGCCGACCAGAAATAAGCAATTTGATAAACATTTATTCAGTGCTTAGTAATGTAAATGTGGAAAAAGTATGTGAAGAAGTGAACAAACATGACATGAAGCACTTCAAAAAAGAGTTAGCTGATTTAATTATCAGTGTTATATCACCCATACGTGAGAAAATGAATGATCTTTTAAAAGACCAATTCCATTTACATGAAATATTAAAAAAAGGTACAAAGAAAGCAACAGAAATTGCAACCCATAATATAAAAGAAATCAAGGAGATTATTGGATTTGCTCAATATCTGTAA
- a CDS encoding TraR/DksA family transcriptional regulator, whose amino-acid sequence MEKLPKIKSPEDYTPSEDEEYMSVKQLEYFSLKLQSILAELEKQELEENSIDTYYSDGDSGNEELIKRRKDRKEKIKEALEKIKLGTYGYCDGTGEEIGVERLKANPLAIYCIEEQERVEKEKNVYNIDD is encoded by the coding sequence ATGGAAAAGTTACCAAAAATAAAGTCACCAGAAGATTACACTCCTTCAGAAGATGAAGAATATATGAGCGTAAAACAACTGGAATACTTCAGCTTAAAGTTACAGTCAATACTTGCTGAGCTGGAGAAACAAGAACTAGAAGAGAATAGTATTGATACATACTATTCTGATGGAGATAGTGGAAACGAGGAATTAATCAAGCGTCGAAAAGATAGAAAAGAAAAAATTAAGGAGGCGTTAGAAAAAATAAAATTAGGCACTTATGGTTACTGCGATGGAACAGGAGAAGAAATAGGAGTCGAAAGACTTAAAGCTAATCCGCTTGCTATATATTGTATTGAAGAGCAAGAGAGAGTAGAAAAAGAAAAGAACGTGTACAACATTGACGATTAA
- a CDS encoding monovalent cation:proton antiporter-2 (CPA2) family protein encodes MHSGSQHLFDIIILLSAAVFIVIAFWKMNISPVLGYFVAGAVIGSHGFNLIHSAEAMDNLAEFGVVFLLFIIGLELTFERLIAMRIHVFGFGSLQVIVTMVAIWCIALAFGVNTNIATVIGGGLALSSTAIVLQVLQEKGSQASQVGRLSIAVLLMQDFAVVPLIVLVPLLAGNSEHSLISSLAGSLVQAAIALVLIFITGRLLLRPLFSVIAKMESNEIFISTTLLIVLGAAFITEQFHLSLALGAFVAGLLVAETEYRHSVEHAVLPFKDLFLGLFFMTVGMSINTELLLNKLPLITLLSIILIVLKTSIIYILCRFFGFKSAPAIQAGLLLSQGGEFAFILFRLANELNVLPSEIAQVLMMVTTVTMAFTPLLSGLGDWIANSFSTEKTILDDEAVETDTQDLYNHVIVAGFGRVGYMVTKMLTAEHLSYVVVDIQSKIVKEGKSDSFPIYLGDVTRCEILKSVGIERAQALVVSIKNEVTIKKVVSLVAANFPHVNIVIRLPDLSNVEVYRDLGASKIIPETSEIGLQLGGAALSLSGISESGVTSLKSRFRKGNYSMLKDLGSDKDE; translated from the coding sequence ATGCACAGTGGCTCTCAGCATTTGTTTGATATTATAATTTTACTTTCTGCTGCTGTGTTTATAGTCATAGCGTTTTGGAAAATGAATATTAGTCCAGTGCTCGGTTACTTCGTTGCAGGTGCAGTTATTGGTTCTCATGGATTTAATCTGATACACTCAGCTGAAGCAATGGATAATCTTGCAGAATTTGGTGTAGTTTTTCTATTATTCATTATAGGCCTTGAATTGACATTTGAACGCCTGATCGCTATGCGTATTCATGTATTTGGGTTCGGTTCTCTTCAAGTTATAGTTACCATGGTAGCAATATGGTGCATCGCTCTTGCTTTCGGAGTGAATACGAATATAGCAACAGTTATTGGTGGTGGGCTTGCGCTATCCTCAACAGCAATAGTGTTGCAGGTTCTGCAAGAAAAAGGTTCTCAAGCAAGTCAGGTTGGTAGGTTGTCGATAGCAGTGCTATTAATGCAAGATTTTGCAGTGGTACCATTAATAGTATTGGTACCTTTACTTGCTGGCAATTCTGAGCACAGCCTGATAAGCTCATTGGCAGGCTCATTAGTGCAAGCAGCTATTGCATTAGTGCTGATATTTATAACTGGTAGATTATTGCTTAGACCTTTATTTTCGGTTATTGCTAAAATGGAAAGTAATGAGATCTTTATATCAACAACGCTTTTAATAGTATTAGGAGCAGCATTTATTACTGAGCAATTTCATTTATCGTTGGCATTAGGTGCATTTGTCGCTGGATTGTTAGTTGCAGAAACAGAATATAGACACTCAGTGGAGCACGCAGTATTACCATTTAAAGATTTGTTTCTTGGCTTATTTTTCATGACTGTTGGTATGTCCATCAATACCGAACTTTTACTCAATAAGTTACCACTAATTACTTTATTATCGATTATCCTTATCGTTTTAAAAACATCTATCATATATATATTGTGTAGATTTTTTGGGTTTAAGAGTGCACCTGCTATACAAGCTGGGTTACTACTTTCACAAGGCGGTGAATTTGCGTTTATTTTATTTCGCTTAGCAAATGAACTAAATGTGCTACCAAGTGAAATCGCTCAAGTACTTATGATGGTAACTACAGTAACCATGGCTTTCACTCCTCTTTTATCGGGGCTTGGAGATTGGATAGCAAACTCATTTAGCACTGAGAAAACAATATTAGATGATGAAGCTGTTGAAACAGATACACAAGATCTTTATAATCATGTGATAGTTGCTGGATTTGGTAGAGTGGGATATATGGTAACAAAAATGCTTACGGCAGAGCATTTAAGTTACGTTGTTGTAGATATTCAATCGAAAATAGTCAAAGAAGGAAAAAGTGATAGTTTTCCTATATATCTTGGAGATGTTACAAGATGTGAAATTTTAAAATCGGTAGGAATAGAAAGAGCTCAAGCTCTCGTGGTTTCAATAAAGAATGAAGTTACTATAAAAAAAGTTGTTTCTTTAGTTGCTGCAAATTTTCCGCATGTAAATATTGTAATACGCTTACCAGATCTGAGTAATGTGGAGGTTTATAGAGATCTAGGAGCTAGTAAAATTATTCCTGAAACATCTGAGATAGGATTGCAGCTAGGTGGAGCTGCACTGAGCCTCAGTGGTATTAGCGAAAGTGGAGTTACGTCTTTAAAAAGTAGATTCAGAAAAGGTAATTATAGTATGTTAAAAGACCTTGGTAGTGATAAAGATGAATGA
- the tmk gene encoding dTMP kinase has translation MFITFEGIDGSGKTTQSKLLANHFKQIRGENSVVLTREPGGTDFAEKIRGVLLTNNIDPISELLLLISMRHEHMKKLILPALAEGKIVICDRFIDSTIAYQGYGFGVDLGLIRDLHKLVEIKYPDITFILDIDVKVGLSRAKDKNKYEEMNVNFYNKVRKGFQKIAIKEPVRCNVITEIETKNDNQVHNEILDKVTIAKT, from the coding sequence ATGTTCATAACTTTCGAAGGAATAGACGGTTCTGGTAAAACAACACAATCTAAGCTACTTGCAAATCATTTTAAGCAAATTCGCGGTGAAAATAGCGTAGTATTGACTCGGGAACCAGGCGGCACTGATTTTGCAGAAAAGATAAGAGGAGTGTTGTTAACAAATAATATTGATCCTATTTCTGAACTCTTGCTGCTTATCTCGATGAGGCACGAACATATGAAAAAATTAATATTACCAGCTCTTGCAGAAGGAAAAATAGTGATTTGTGATCGGTTTATTGATTCAACTATTGCATACCAAGGATATGGGTTTGGAGTTGACTTAGGGCTAATAAGGGACTTACATAAGCTAGTGGAAATTAAATATCCAGATATTACATTCATTCTAGATATTGATGTTAAAGTTGGGTTAAGTAGAGCAAAAGACAAGAATAAATATGAAGAAATGAATGTTAATTTTTACAATAAGGTCAGAAAAGGATTTCAGAAAATAGCCATAAAAGAGCCCGTTAGGTGCAATGTTATCACTGAAATTGAAACAAAAAATGACAATCAAGTACATAATGAAATTCTTGATAAAGTCACTATTGCAAAGACTTAG
- the dapD gene encoding 2,3,4,5-tetrahydropyridine-2,6-dicarboxylate N-succinyltransferase, producing the protein MEGLQLKKTQSEIENIWKNREKFNDCNLKKTARIAIKEVIELLDSGKIRVAERLSSGEWVVHKWIKQAILLHFLTEENKIIDNTNCWFDKIGNKFSEWNEEKFRQLKIRAVPGCFVRRSAYIGTNVVLMPSFINVGAYVDSGTMIDTWSTIGSCAQIGKNCHISGGVGIGGVLEPIQASPVIIEDNCFIGARSEVAEGVVVREGSVLGIGVFIGASTKIIDRETSKVFYGEVPPYSVVVPGSIPSKNNISTYCAVIVKKVDEKTRSKISINEILRD; encoded by the coding sequence ATGGAAGGTTTGCAACTAAAAAAAACACAGAGTGAGATAGAAAATATTTGGAAAAATAGAGAAAAATTTAATGACTGTAATCTAAAAAAAACAGCAAGAATAGCAATTAAAGAGGTAATTGAGCTCCTTGATAGTGGCAAAATTAGAGTAGCAGAAAGGCTATCAAGTGGAGAATGGGTAGTACATAAGTGGATAAAGCAGGCAATATTATTACATTTTCTCACTGAAGAAAACAAAATAATAGACAATACCAATTGCTGGTTTGACAAGATCGGTAACAAATTTAGTGAATGGAATGAGGAGAAATTTCGCCAGTTAAAAATTAGAGCAGTTCCTGGGTGTTTTGTCCGCCGATCTGCTTATATAGGTACGAATGTTGTTCTAATGCCAAGTTTTATCAACGTTGGTGCATATGTTGATTCAGGAACAATGATAGATACCTGGTCAACGATTGGTAGCTGTGCGCAAATAGGAAAAAACTGCCATATTTCTGGTGGAGTGGGAATAGGTGGAGTCCTTGAGCCTATTCAAGCTTCACCTGTCATTATAGAAGATAATTGCTTTATTGGAGCACGTAGCGAAGTGGCCGAGGGTGTGGTAGTGAGAGAAGGATCAGTCCTTGGCATAGGTGTGTTTATTGGGGCATCAACAAAGATTATTGATAGAGAAACTAGCAAGGTATTTTACGGCGAAGTGCCACCTTATTCTGTAGTGGTACCAGGGTCTATTCCATCTAAAAATAATATTTCAACCTATTGTGCAGTCATAGTAAAAAAAGTGGATGAAAAGACGAGATCGAAAATCTCTATAAATGAAATATTGAGGGATTAA
- the rpe gene encoding ribulose-phosphate 3-epimerase translates to MSIKIAPSILSADFAKLGEEVRKISDLGVDYIHIDIMDGNFVPNITIGPSVVSAIRKYSNLPFDVHLMVKSPGNHIESFINAGADIITVHAEAETHLERLIRKIKSYKNVNDEKKPIQVGVSIVPSTSPSVLEYIIHELDIVLIMTVNPGFGGQEFIHSQLNKISTIKKMIQERNLKTQISIDGGINFFNAADIIKAGADILVAGSAIFKAEDIKKAVNDLKNPSL, encoded by the coding sequence ATGAGTATTAAAATTGCACCTTCTATACTTTCAGCAGATTTTGCAAAATTAGGGGAAGAAGTAAGAAAAATTAGCGATTTAGGTGTGGATTACATACACATAGACATTATGGATGGGAATTTCGTTCCAAATATTACAATTGGTCCTAGCGTTGTTTCTGCAATACGTAAATATAGCAATCTTCCTTTTGATGTGCATTTAATGGTCAAATCTCCTGGTAACCACATTGAAAGCTTTATAAATGCTGGTGCTGATATTATCACTGTACATGCAGAAGCAGAGACACACCTTGAGAGGTTGATAAGAAAGATAAAGTCATACAAAAATGTAAACGACGAAAAAAAACCGATTCAAGTTGGAGTTTCAATTGTTCCTTCAACTTCTCCAAGTGTGCTTGAATACATAATACATGAGCTAGATATTGTGCTGATTATGACAGTCAACCCTGGCTTTGGAGGACAGGAATTCATTCATTCACAGTTGAACAAGATATCTACTATAAAAAAAATGATACAAGAGCGTAACCTTAAAACACAAATTTCAATAGATGGTGGAATTAACTTTTTTAACGCAGCTGATATAATAAAAGCAGGTGCAGATATTTTAGTTGCGGGATCGGCGATATTCAAGGCTGAAGACATTAAGAAAGCCGTAAACGATCTTAAAAATCCATCGTTGTGA
- the rpsP gene encoding 30S ribosomal protein S16: protein MAVKIRLARFGAKKRPFYRIVVADSRAPRDGRFIEKIGQYDPMLPKDNKNRVVVKADRLKHWLSVGAQATERVLWFIKKGIVTLETEPKKTEKKKVENEKAQGQEA from the coding sequence ATGGCAGTTAAAATAAGGTTGGCAAGGTTTGGCGCAAAGAAACGCCCTTTTTATAGGATAGTTGTAGCTGATTCACGAGCACCAAGAGATGGGCGTTTTATTGAGAAAATAGGACAATATGATCCAATGTTACCAAAAGACAATAAAAATCGTGTTGTGGTGAAAGCTGATAGATTAAAACATTGGCTAAGTGTAGGCGCGCAGGCAACTGAAAGAGTACTGTGGTTTATCAAAAAAGGCATAGTAACTTTAGAAACAGAACCAAAGAAAACAGAAAAGAAGAAAGTAGAGAACGAGAAAGCACAAGGGCAAGAGGCATAA
- a CDS encoding nucleotide exchange factor GrpE, giving the protein MSDSSKEKKKKFVDMVSKQKGNDQQDDAHKQNDDLSEGLNALRERAAQLEDHLRRVAADNENVKRIMQKQISDASDYAVTKFARDMIDSCDNLKKVMEILKDGDPVHEGIKVAYQKIINDLKKHGIEEVDPLGELFDSNLHQAVVEREDDKKEPGTIIEVLQTGYTIKNRLLRPAMVILSKKSDGNA; this is encoded by the coding sequence ATGTCAGATAGTAGTAAAGAGAAAAAGAAGAAGTTTGTCGATATGGTAAGTAAGCAGAAAGGTAACGATCAACAAGATGATGCTCATAAACAAAATGATGATTTAAGTGAAGGCCTTAATGCATTAAGAGAACGTGCAGCTCAACTTGAAGATCATTTACGCCGTGTTGCTGCAGATAATGAAAACGTCAAACGTATAATGCAAAAGCAAATTAGCGATGCAAGTGACTATGCAGTCACAAAATTTGCACGTGATATGATTGACTCGTGTGACAATTTAAAAAAAGTAATGGAAATTTTGAAAGACGGTGATCCTGTTCATGAGGGGATTAAAGTAGCTTATCAAAAAATTATAAATGATCTAAAAAAACATGGAATAGAGGAAGTAGATCCACTTGGTGAGCTTTTTGATAGTAATTTACACCAAGCTGTTGTGGAAAGAGAGGACGATAAAAAAGAGCCTGGCACTATTATAGAGGTACTACAAACTGGTTATACTATCAAAAATAGGTTGCTCCGCCCTGCAATGGTTATTCTTTCTAAGAAATCTGATGGAAATGCGTAA